One window from the genome of Armatimonadota bacterium encodes:
- a CDS encoding ATP-binding cassette domain-containing protein — MSSQLVIEGVNKTFSSRGHVVQALSDVSLEVEPGEIVMLVGPSGCGKSTLLNVIAGLEKVDSGLLTIDGRPIEGPGPDRAVVFQDGALFPWLTVQKNVEFGLRQLGVSDKERAERASEFLANVGLAGFENRNIHELSGGMRQRVAIARALVTNPKVVLMDEPFSALDALTREDLYDQMQELWQASATSVIFVTHNVREAVTLGDRVVLMTPRPGRIQSIFDVRILRPRQVDDADVARLAKRISMEMKYGIGIDDVSEAMYI; from the coding sequence ATGAGTTCTCAACTGGTGATCGAAGGCGTCAACAAGACTTTTAGCAGTCGTGGGCATGTGGTCCAGGCTCTCTCGGATGTTTCGTTAGAGGTCGAGCCAGGCGAAATTGTGATGCTGGTTGGGCCGTCCGGGTGCGGGAAATCGACCTTGCTTAACGTGATCGCCGGCCTTGAAAAAGTGGATTCGGGGCTGCTGACGATCGATGGGCGGCCGATCGAAGGTCCGGGGCCGGACCGAGCCGTCGTATTCCAGGACGGCGCGCTTTTTCCTTGGCTGACGGTGCAGAAGAACGTCGAGTTTGGGCTTCGCCAGTTGGGCGTCTCGGACAAAGAGCGAGCGGAGCGGGCAAGCGAATTTCTGGCCAACGTCGGACTCGCAGGGTTCGAGAATCGGAACATCCACGAGCTTTCGGGTGGCATGCGGCAGCGGGTGGCGATCGCTCGGGCGCTGGTCACCAATCCGAAAGTGGTTTTGATGGACGAGCCGTTTTCCGCCCTCGATGCGCTGACGCGGGAGGACCTGTACGACCAAATGCAGGAGCTTTGGCAGGCTTCGGCGACGAGTGTGATCTTCGTGACCCACAACGTCCGCGAGGCGGTGACGCTCGGCGACCGAGTCGTTTTGATGACGCCCCGACCCGGGCGTATTCAGTCGATTTTCGACGTTCGCATTCTGCGGCCGCGTCAAGTGGACGACGCAGACGTGGCTCGGCTGGCCAAGCGCATCTCGATGGAGATGAAGTACGGCATCGGCATCGACGATGTGTCGGAGGCGATGTACATATGA
- a CDS encoding aliphatic sulfonate ABC transporter substrate-binding protein, with protein sequence MNFGSQLGLPALTLFAVSAGLIFLGPKDAPAASRGKSGAIRVAYFPNITHAPGLIGIGKGIWQRDLAGYRVEPMVVNAGPEAIEALLAKEIDFSFVGPSPAVNAYLKSNGKALRIISGACLGGASLIRRADVQISGVRDLDGKRVAVPQLGGTQDVSCRYFLSQNGLRAKERGGTVEIAPIKNPDILALFLQKQVDAAWVPEPWAARIKKEAGAKTVVDERDLWPEGKFSTTVLVVRAEFADAHPDVVTNVLRAHLDTLEWIRQHDAEAKVAVNSELKRLTGKALEGDVLNEAWSHVLFSEDPNEESIDSFAKAATVAGYQKPSEVSLSGLIDTQALTRARKDRQR encoded by the coding sequence ATGAATTTCGGAAGTCAGCTTGGGTTGCCCGCGCTCACCCTCTTCGCCGTATCGGCGGGGCTGATCTTCCTGGGTCCGAAGGATGCTCCGGCCGCTAGCCGGGGCAAAAGCGGAGCGATTCGCGTTGCCTACTTTCCCAACATCACCCACGCGCCCGGTCTGATCGGGATCGGAAAAGGGATTTGGCAACGGGACCTGGCGGGCTACCGGGTGGAACCGATGGTGGTCAACGCGGGACCCGAGGCGATCGAAGCGCTCTTGGCCAAAGAAATCGACTTTAGCTTCGTCGGCCCCAGTCCGGCGGTCAATGCCTATCTGAAATCCAACGGGAAGGCGTTGCGGATCATCTCGGGGGCGTGCCTGGGTGGCGCGTCGCTGATTCGGCGGGCCGATGTCCAAATCTCCGGCGTCCGCGATTTGGACGGCAAGCGCGTGGCGGTGCCTCAGCTTGGCGGAACCCAGGACGTTTCTTGCCGCTATTTCCTCAGTCAGAACGGCCTACGGGCAAAAGAGCGCGGGGGCACGGTCGAGATTGCGCCGATCAAAAACCCCGACATTCTCGCTCTCTTTCTCCAAAAACAGGTTGACGCGGCCTGGGTCCCCGAACCCTGGGCGGCCCGCATCAAGAAGGAGGCGGGAGCTAAGACCGTCGTCGACGAGCGCGATCTTTGGCCGGAAGGGAAGTTCAGCACAACGGTGCTGGTGGTCCGTGCCGAGTTTGCCGACGCCCACCCGGATGTCGTGACCAACGTCTTGCGGGCCCACCTCGACACCCTCGAATGGATTCGGCAACACGATGCGGAGGCCAAGGTGGCGGTCAACTCGGAGCTGAAGCGGCTGACGGGCAAGGCGCTGGAGGGCGACGTGCTGAACGAGGCTTGGTCGCATGTTTTGTTCAGCGAGGACCCGAACGAGGAGAGCATCGACAGCTTTGCAAAAGCCGCGACGGTAGCGGGGTACCAAAAGCCGTCCGAGGTCAGCCTTTCAGGATTGATCGATACGCAAGCTCTCACGCGAGCGCGCAAGGATCGCCAACGATGA
- a CDS encoding Rrf2 family transcriptional regulator — translation MLSSRARYATRALLDLSLQYPGGPILIQDIADRQKVPLKYLQQILLDLKQAGFLTSRKGPGGGYCLAVAPEDITLGQVLAAMDGAVVDLSCNVSGNFNDCGCPNPSTCAIRNALDEVAKAMLGVLNETTFADLRDRQRKADEGQDEILNYII, via the coding sequence ATGCTGTCGAGCCGAGCCCGGTATGCCACGCGGGCTCTCTTGGACCTCAGTCTTCAGTATCCGGGAGGGCCGATCCTCATTCAGGATATCGCCGACCGGCAAAAGGTGCCCCTCAAATATCTCCAGCAGATTCTGCTCGATCTCAAGCAGGCCGGCTTCCTCACCAGTCGAAAAGGGCCGGGCGGCGGCTACTGCCTGGCGGTGGCTCCCGAGGACATCACCCTCGGTCAAGTCCTTGCCGCCATGGACGGCGCCGTTGTCGATTTGAGCTGCAATGTGTCCGGCAACTTTAACGATTGTGGTTGTCCAAACCCGTCGACCTGCGCCATCCGCAACGCCCTCGACGAAGTCGCCAAGGCGATGCTGGGAGTCCTGAACGAAACGACCTTCGCCGATCTTCGCGATCGACAGCGCAAAGCTGACGAAGGCCAGGACGAGATTCTCAATTACATCATTTAG
- a CDS encoding tetratricopeptide repeat protein: MDEPKKTPTAFISYSWDDDTHKDWVRELATRLRNDGVETILDQWHSVPGDQVPHFMEQAVADNDFVVIICTPKYKVRADERKGAVAYEGDIITSEILYDENHRKFIPVIASGDKGTSLPIYARGKYFIDLARRPYSEDNYQELLRALHKVRPEIPPVGLSPFAPKPSAVPNKLWMLPNRPTPYFTGQEEVLTEVHTKLATGHVSLGQAAGLVGEGGIGKTEIALQYCQRFADEYERVFWFSGRDRAALQTDLARACERTFGKDDGLEGQPNVGLQRALRMRETLREMSECLVVLDNVDDLEGLRAQDEAAAKELGQDVGFIDALLNLHGPHVLITSRREHWGQLATTIRVEKLPEEEGALMFLRRALNREKASFDSFSKEDRAAALELSRDVDGYQLALDQAGATAFAYQWRPAKYLAEFRARFAELSKEAADGLGLKHEPAYATVELSLKHLDEACPQAGQLVRWCAYLPPDGIPPEIFRVKYGEVVESLQGMSLDNVILAARNQSLIHVDSEHDLLTMHRHLQRIVRLLDSGAEDGEPKRYEALAWAADLADPGQEFEDWQARERLVPVWRFLAERAPESEAVIQCLYIIADHGFQAWGGIGILAEAERAYRLAERLLPESDRWRLLALSVYGSILDAHGRYTEASALHEAAVRLSGENLGERDRNTLTAKGNLARTYSALGRHEEALNLQKEVLELRTEILGPRDPRTLAAMNNLASTYSELGRHEEALKLMEEVLELRTEISGPRHPDTLTAMNNLASTYVELGRHEEALKLMEEVLELRTEISGPRHPETLSAMNNLAWTYWNLGRRDEAIALMRKVIDSSLEVLNPDHPRIKMSQASLAVMLDAVNREPGTGP; encoded by the coding sequence ATGGACGAACCAAAGAAGACTCCAACCGCGTTCATTTCTTATTCGTGGGATGACGACACTCACAAAGATTGGGTGCGAGAACTAGCCACTCGTCTGCGAAACGATGGCGTAGAGACTATTCTCGACCAATGGCACTCGGTGCCTGGCGACCAGGTTCCGCACTTCATGGAGCAGGCGGTTGCCGACAACGATTTCGTCGTCATCATCTGCACTCCAAAATACAAGGTTCGGGCTGATGAGAGGAAGGGCGCAGTCGCTTACGAAGGCGATATCATCACCAGCGAAATCCTGTACGACGAGAACCATCGAAAGTTCATCCCCGTGATTGCATCGGGCGACAAGGGGACCTCTTTGCCGATCTATGCCAGGGGCAAATACTTTATCGACCTCGCTAGACGACCTTACTCGGAAGACAACTACCAAGAGCTTCTGCGGGCCTTGCACAAGGTTCGGCCCGAGATTCCGCCGGTCGGTTTGTCGCCGTTCGCTCCGAAACCTTCGGCGGTACCCAACAAACTTTGGATGCTTCCCAACCGACCGACGCCGTACTTTACCGGGCAGGAGGAGGTGCTGACGGAGGTGCATACCAAGCTGGCGACGGGGCATGTGAGCCTCGGTCAGGCGGCGGGGCTGGTGGGCGAGGGCGGCATCGGCAAGACGGAGATTGCCTTGCAGTACTGCCAACGGTTTGCCGACGAGTACGAGCGAGTGTTTTGGTTTAGCGGACGCGACCGGGCGGCATTGCAGACGGACTTGGCGCGAGCGTGTGAGCGGACGTTTGGCAAGGATGACGGGCTGGAGGGTCAGCCGAACGTGGGTCTGCAACGGGCGTTGCGAATGCGGGAGACTTTGCGCGAGATGAGCGAATGCCTGGTCGTGCTGGACAACGTGGACGACCTGGAGGGGTTGCGTGCTCAGGATGAGGCGGCAGCCAAGGAGTTGGGACAGGATGTCGGGTTCATCGACGCCTTGCTCAACCTTCATGGTCCGCATGTGCTGATTACCTCGCGGCGGGAGCATTGGGGACAACTGGCGACGACGATTCGCGTTGAGAAGTTGCCGGAAGAGGAAGGAGCGTTGATGTTCTTGCGCCGGGCATTGAACCGAGAAAAGGCTTCGTTCGATTCGTTTTCGAAAGAGGATCGGGCGGCGGCGCTGGAGTTGAGCCGCGACGTAGACGGCTATCAGCTTGCCCTGGACCAAGCAGGGGCGACGGCGTTTGCTTATCAGTGGAGACCGGCGAAGTACTTGGCCGAGTTTCGCGCGCGCTTTGCCGAACTTTCGAAAGAAGCGGCCGACGGTTTGGGTCTGAAGCACGAGCCGGCCTACGCAACCGTCGAGCTTTCGCTGAAGCATCTAGACGAAGCGTGCCCACAGGCAGGGCAATTGGTGCGGTGGTGTGCGTACCTGCCACCGGACGGCATTCCACCCGAGATTTTTCGCGTCAAGTACGGTGAGGTCGTCGAATCGTTGCAAGGGATGTCGCTGGACAACGTGATCCTTGCCGCGCGGAACCAATCACTGATCCATGTCGATTCCGAGCACGATTTGCTGACGATGCACCGCCACCTTCAGCGCATCGTCCGCCTGCTCGATTCGGGTGCAGAGGATGGAGAACCGAAGCGGTACGAAGCGTTAGCGTGGGCGGCAGACTTAGCTGATCCTGGCCAAGAATTCGAAGACTGGCAAGCCCGCGAGCGTCTGGTTCCGGTTTGGCGCTTCCTCGCCGAGCGAGCGCCGGAATCCGAAGCCGTGATTCAATGCTTATACATCATCGCCGATCATGGCTTTCAGGCATGGGGCGGGATCGGCATACTGGCCGAAGCCGAACGAGCGTACCGTCTGGCGGAACGGCTTCTGCCCGAATCGGATCGATGGCGACTCTTGGCCTTGAGTGTCTACGGATCGATCCTCGATGCCCACGGTCGCTACACCGAAGCATCTGCTCTGCATGAGGCCGCAGTTCGACTTTCTGGAGAGAACCTTGGCGAAAGAGACAGGAACACGTTGACGGCTAAAGGCAACCTGGCCAGGACCTATAGTGCGCTTGGCCGTCACGAAGAGGCGTTGAACCTTCAAAAGGAAGTTCTGGAGTTAAGGACCGAGATTCTTGGTCCGCGCGATCCCCGCACCCTGGCGGCGATGAATAACCTGGCTTCCACTTACAGCGAACTTGGCCGTCATGAAGAAGCCTTGAAGCTGATGGAAGAAGTACTGGAGTTAAGGACCGAGATTTCCGGTCCACGCCACCCTGACACCTTAACGGCGATGAATAACCTGGCTTCCACTTACGTCGAACTTGGCCGTCATGAAGAAGCCTTGAAGCTGATGGAAGAAGTACTGGAGTTAAGGACCGAGATTTCCGGTCCGCGCCATCCCGAAACCCTGTCGGCGATGAACAACCTAGCTTGGACCTATTGGAATCTGGGGCGGCGAGACGAGGCGATCGCTCTTATGCGAAAAGTGATCGATAGCAGTCTTGAAGTTCTTAACCCTGACCACCCGCGTATTAAGATGTCCCAGGCGAGTTTGGCGGTGATGTTGGATGCCGTGAACCGTGAACCGGGAACGGGGCCGTAA
- a CDS encoding tetratricopeptide repeat protein encodes MVEIPCGTVTFVFTDIEGSTRLWQESPEAMKVALELHDVLLRKTIEQHGGYVFKTVGDAFCAAFQSPTASVAAVLEIQKRLKAADWPPGATIRVRASVHTGEAHQRDGDYFGVTLSVVGRLLSAGHGGQVLVSGAASEAVQNQLPEQAGLRSMGTHRLRDLSHPDEVFQLDHPDLDQEFPALATLDNRPNNLPRPRTSFIGRELERLDLEVLSTKAQLLTLTGMGGTGKTRLAIEFAADQVGRFAHGVWFVDLAPLADPELVPNAVADVFKYRSEEGRTMTQTLVERLKDKAMLIVIDNCEHVLDASAELIDEVLHACPNLRLVATSREALGISGEQVYRVRSLATPKPNVDASVLADCDSVQLFVERARLARHDFRVTDANAPAVASICSRLDGIPLAIELAAARLRSMSAQDISSRLDQKFRLLTGGSKTALKRQQTLEGLIDWSYNLLQEAEQELLLRLSVFRGGWTVRLAERVCSDDIVDEFDVLDLLSNLVEKSLIFLEGDSETSRYRILETVRDYASEKLVGSRADVWRDRHLEAITQLAEEGDRLFHGPDQAKWQEAISAETDNIRAALMWASDDPERAETALRLIGFMRIFWSRGSRFQEGYEWATAFLQTTPGEPRTRAQALMTASAMAGPLGRYSESIDHLDEALAIARQVGDKLLETAAVRAMANHQIVLGEFEKAVPLLRDSLKAEREVGNKIGEAAVLRSLGAAVCQLGDDIESEALLREAISKAKEIGDTDAPPANFGNLGYLLYTMGRFEESAEVQLEALRLAEENHHPRMAARSAQNLSATLLELGDVDGARRYLSAALRFASENSVLRLMADALEVLATLLVRTQGSLVDAAKAYGKADSLREQTRAELPQKLMARRSATEGAVRSAIGDAAFEEAYRLGQGMSLEDAAGL; translated from the coding sequence ATGGTCGAAATACCTTGCGGAACCGTCACCTTTGTATTCACTGATATCGAGGGGAGCACCCGCCTTTGGCAAGAATCGCCAGAGGCGATGAAAGTCGCGCTAGAGCTTCACGACGTTCTGCTCCGCAAAACCATCGAGCAACACGGCGGCTATGTTTTCAAGACCGTCGGCGACGCCTTCTGCGCCGCGTTTCAGTCTCCGACCGCCTCGGTCGCGGCCGTCCTGGAGATTCAAAAGCGGCTCAAAGCCGCTGACTGGCCACCGGGCGCGACGATCCGGGTTCGGGCATCGGTTCACACCGGAGAGGCGCATCAGCGCGACGGCGACTACTTCGGCGTCACGCTCAGCGTGGTGGGACGCCTGCTCTCGGCTGGGCACGGCGGCCAAGTTCTGGTCTCAGGCGCGGCAAGCGAAGCCGTCCAAAACCAACTGCCGGAACAAGCCGGACTTCGCTCGATGGGCACCCATCGCCTCCGCGACCTCTCGCACCCCGACGAGGTTTTCCAACTCGACCACCCCGACCTCGACCAGGAGTTTCCCGCTCTTGCGACGCTGGATAACCGGCCCAACAATCTCCCCCGACCCCGCACCAGCTTCATTGGTCGTGAGCTCGAACGGCTCGACCTGGAAGTTTTGAGCACCAAAGCTCAGCTTCTCACCCTGACTGGCATGGGCGGCACCGGCAAAACCCGCCTCGCCATCGAGTTTGCCGCCGACCAGGTGGGGCGGTTTGCCCACGGCGTTTGGTTCGTCGATCTCGCCCCGTTAGCCGACCCCGAGCTCGTCCCTAATGCCGTGGCCGACGTGTTCAAATATCGGTCGGAGGAAGGGCGAACGATGACCCAAACCTTGGTCGAGAGACTCAAAGACAAGGCGATGCTGATCGTCATCGACAACTGCGAGCATGTGCTGGATGCCTCGGCGGAGCTCATCGACGAAGTGCTTCATGCGTGCCCAAATCTGCGCCTTGTGGCTACCAGCCGCGAGGCCCTCGGCATCTCGGGGGAGCAGGTGTACCGAGTTCGGTCGTTGGCAACGCCGAAGCCCAATGTGGACGCCTCCGTTCTGGCCGATTGCGATTCGGTACAGCTCTTCGTCGAGCGCGCCCGTCTGGCCCGGCACGACTTCCGAGTCACGGACGCGAACGCCCCAGCGGTGGCCTCGATCTGTTCGCGCTTGGATGGCATTCCTCTGGCCATCGAACTCGCCGCCGCTCGTCTCCGTTCGATGTCGGCCCAGGACATTTCCAGTCGGTTGGATCAGAAGTTCCGTCTGCTGACAGGCGGGTCGAAAACGGCGTTGAAGCGTCAACAGACCCTAGAGGGCCTGATCGATTGGTCGTACAACCTTCTACAGGAGGCGGAGCAGGAGTTGCTTTTGCGCCTGAGCGTTTTTCGCGGCGGATGGACGGTGCGGCTGGCCGAGCGGGTGTGCAGCGACGACATCGTGGATGAGTTCGACGTCCTCGACCTGCTCTCCAATTTAGTGGAAAAATCGCTGATTTTCTTGGAAGGAGACAGCGAAACCAGCCGGTACCGAATACTGGAAACCGTGCGCGACTATGCGTCGGAAAAGCTCGTGGGGAGTAGGGCCGATGTGTGGCGAGATCGTCATTTGGAAGCCATCACCCAACTGGCCGAAGAAGGCGACCGGCTGTTTCATGGGCCCGATCAAGCCAAGTGGCAAGAGGCTATTTCGGCGGAGACCGACAATATCCGCGCCGCCCTCATGTGGGCGAGCGACGACCCCGAGCGGGCGGAGACCGCCTTACGGCTCATTGGCTTTATGCGCATCTTTTGGAGTCGAGGAAGCCGTTTTCAAGAGGGATACGAATGGGCGACAGCCTTCCTTCAGACGACGCCCGGTGAACCACGGACCCGCGCTCAAGCGCTGATGACGGCATCGGCGATGGCGGGCCCGCTGGGCAGATATTCCGAGTCGATAGATCACCTCGACGAAGCGTTAGCCATTGCTCGCCAGGTGGGTGACAAGCTTTTGGAGACTGCCGCCGTGCGGGCCATGGCCAACCACCAAATCGTGCTAGGAGAGTTTGAGAAGGCGGTGCCGCTGCTTCGCGATTCACTCAAGGCTGAGCGCGAGGTCGGCAACAAGATCGGCGAGGCCGCTGTTCTCCGCAGCCTAGGTGCGGCGGTGTGCCAACTTGGCGACGATATCGAATCTGAAGCCCTCCTTCGAGAGGCAATTTCGAAGGCGAAGGAGATCGGGGACACCGACGCTCCGCCCGCCAATTTTGGCAACCTCGGGTATCTGCTCTACACAATGGGTCGATTCGAAGAATCGGCCGAAGTCCAGTTGGAGGCTTTGCGGCTGGCAGAGGAAAATCACCATCCTCGAATGGCGGCAAGGTCGGCTCAGAATCTTTCGGCGACGTTGTTGGAGCTTGGCGATGTGGACGGAGCTCGGCGGTATTTGTCGGCAGCCCTCCGGTTTGCCTCGGAGAACAGTGTGCTGCGCCTCATGGCGGATGCGCTGGAAGTGCTGGCTACACTCTTGGTTCGGACTCAGGGGAGCTTGGTGGATGCGGCCAAGGCATACGGCAAAGCGGATAGCCTTCGGGAACAGACCAGGGCGGAGCTTCCGCAGAAGCTGATGGCGCGTCGGTCGGCGACGGAAGGCGCTGTGCGCTCGGCGATCGGGGATGCGGCTTTCGAGGAGGCTTATCGGTTGGGTCAGGGAATGAGCTTGGAGGACGCGGCGGGTCTGTGA
- a CDS encoding cell filamentation protein Fic produces MALIGGAWLAKEYGIEPVQPLRYQSKIGASRLRHFESGIWRNQFPPQYQPPNTIAGHLEFMFRHEAVHLEFFYRLFRTIDSNELAGWIRSAPTGKYARRAGFFYEHLTGLELDFEGVSNGGYVDALEPDRYFTSSIATNDQRWRVRHNLPGTSWATPTVLLTDEVKEAMRYDIRAQWQELEREFGADLLLKSAVWLTTKESRASFAIEHEQDDTDRTQRFARAIAEFTGRYENPFDIQALENLQRAILGENATRYGLRRSPIFVGEQRLAGQTVHYIGPHYNELERLLNELRTLDLRTRHANSIVRAAILSFLFVYIHPLSDGNGRVSRYLINDVFRRDGEIADPFIIPVSSVINSAMPDYDRVLEQFSKPFMAHYQGQYRFGQEVTYEDGVISNFAFDAYDDALIPLRYPDLTNHVAYLARVVRQGIETEMVEEARYLLGHTNARKALNEVIEGSSHDLDRMIRSIRQNQGAVSGKLRAEFPILENEGIASRASQAVMQAFEASPTVLKT; encoded by the coding sequence ATGGCACTGATCGGCGGAGCATGGCTGGCAAAAGAATACGGCATCGAGCCGGTTCAACCCTTGCGGTATCAAAGCAAGATCGGCGCGTCGCGCCTGCGTCATTTTGAATCTGGAATCTGGAGGAATCAGTTCCCTCCCCAGTACCAACCGCCCAACACCATCGCTGGGCACCTGGAATTCATGTTTCGCCACGAGGCCGTCCACCTCGAATTTTTCTACCGACTCTTCCGGACCATCGATTCCAACGAGCTTGCGGGATGGATTCGTTCGGCACCGACGGGCAAATATGCTCGCCGGGCCGGATTTTTCTACGAGCACCTCACCGGCTTGGAACTCGACTTCGAGGGCGTTTCCAACGGGGGATACGTCGACGCGCTCGAGCCCGACCGCTACTTTACGAGCTCGATCGCGACTAATGACCAGCGCTGGCGGGTTCGACATAATCTGCCGGGCACCTCGTGGGCGACCCCGACCGTCCTCCTGACCGACGAGGTGAAGGAGGCCATGCGCTACGACATTAGGGCCCAGTGGCAGGAGCTCGAACGGGAATTCGGCGCCGACCTCCTTCTCAAAAGCGCCGTCTGGCTCACCACCAAAGAGAGCCGGGCCAGCTTCGCCATCGAGCATGAACAGGACGATACCGACCGCACCCAGCGGTTCGCCCGGGCGATCGCTGAATTTACCGGTCGGTACGAGAATCCCTTTGATATCCAGGCCCTCGAAAACCTCCAGAGAGCGATTCTCGGCGAGAATGCAACCCGTTATGGCCTGCGCCGCTCGCCGATTTTTGTGGGAGAGCAACGTTTAGCCGGGCAGACGGTGCACTACATTGGTCCGCATTACAACGAACTCGAACGACTGCTCAACGAACTTCGCACCCTCGACCTTCGGACAAGACACGCGAATTCGATCGTGAGGGCGGCCATCCTCTCGTTCCTGTTCGTATACATCCATCCGCTCTCCGACGGCAACGGCCGGGTTTCCAGATATTTGATCAACGATGTTTTCCGCCGAGACGGAGAGATTGCCGACCCATTCATCATTCCCGTTTCGTCGGTGATTAATTCGGCGATGCCCGACTACGACCGCGTCCTGGAGCAGTTCTCCAAGCCCTTTATGGCCCACTACCAGGGCCAGTATCGGTTCGGGCAAGAGGTGACCTACGAGGACGGCGTGATCTCCAATTTCGCGTTCGACGCCTACGACGACGCCCTCATCCCGCTCCGCTATCCCGACCTGACCAACCACGTGGCGTACCTCGCCCGGGTCGTTCGCCAAGGTATCGAAACCGAAATGGTGGAGGAGGCCCGCTACCTGCTTGGCCACACCAACGCCCGAAAGGCGCTGAACGAAGTCATCGAGGGGTCCTCGCACGACCTCGACCGCATGATCCGCTCGATTCGGCAGAATCAAGGAGCGGTGAGCGGCAAGCTCAGAGCCGAATTCCCGATTCTTGAGAATGAAGGGATCGCTTCGAGGGCGTCGCAGGCGGTGATGCAGGCATTCGAGGCATCGCCGACGGTCTTGAAAACATAG
- a CDS encoding helix-turn-helix domain-containing protein: protein MRQNRLLLGLSLRDAAEKAGVSKNTIIRMEAGLPVNWSTHVKVSRAYGRVPASPQNRQTKVVSGQFYCKQPLETRAWLPVRIGKDGAAEVFKNSEQIDQQERNRMGWYHLATHFISPLRCRREGSRYIAMITEIFAPTDVSEDVSGERFVLGLRGSVLVHVGSETFELSEGEAATIDSTQPTGFEPLTPISIGAEAPLLLHVVLP from the coding sequence ATGCGCCAAAACCGGCTTCTGCTCGGCCTTAGCTTGCGCGATGCTGCCGAGAAGGCGGGGGTCAGCAAGAACACGATCATTCGCATGGAAGCGGGCCTACCGGTGAATTGGTCGACTCACGTGAAAGTTTCGCGAGCTTATGGGCGGGTGCCGGCATCTCCGCAGAACCGTCAAACCAAGGTGGTGTCTGGACAGTTTTACTGCAAGCAGCCGCTGGAGACGCGCGCTTGGCTGCCGGTACGCATTGGCAAGGATGGAGCGGCCGAGGTGTTCAAAAACTCGGAGCAAATCGACCAGCAAGAGCGCAACCGGATGGGTTGGTACCATCTGGCGACGCACTTCATTTCGCCGCTCCGGTGCCGCCGGGAAGGGTCTCGATACATTGCGATGATCACCGAGATTTTTGCTCCGACTGACGTTTCCGAGGACGTGTCGGGTGAGCGGTTCGTGTTGGGCCTTCGCGGTTCGGTGCTGGTGCATGTCGGATCAGAGACGTTCGAGTTGAGTGAGGGAGAGGCGGCGACGATCGACTCGACCCAGCCGACCGGATTCGAACCGCTAACTCCGATCTCTATTGGCGCGGAGGCCCCCCTGCTTCTCCACGTCGTCCTGCCCTAG
- a CDS encoding prepilin-type N-terminal cleavage/methylation domain-containing protein has translation MIRRAFTLIELLVVIAIIAILAAILFPVFAQAKESAKRTACLSNSKQQGMALMLYMTDVDGVVPSAYQDSNTGIYYDVWNHIMPYTKNQDLFYCPDRTQTGCNGDPGNGDTSRCIGYGFNWGPLQMFRNGDFEGGLMDRYQVDNDWQGAIGRNESVVVAPASMFAFSDTHDRTWYTNSMNTGLTTWAGTTNHELVHGGRFNNVFFDGHAKMVQFKVGYARLVTFIPVHLLFPANPANDGDWCSDPDEMINIPSGLFNATMPCGEVVGNFRGRVTKWAQD, from the coding sequence ATGATTCGTCGTGCATTTACTCTTATCGAGCTGTTAGTTGTCATCGCCATCATTGCGATTCTCGCCGCTATTCTGTTCCCCGTTTTCGCCCAAGCCAAGGAGAGCGCGAAGCGTACCGCCTGCCTCAGCAACTCTAAGCAACAGGGCATGGCGCTGATGCTCTACATGACCGACGTCGATGGCGTTGTTCCCAGCGCCTACCAAGACTCGAATACCGGCATCTATTACGATGTCTGGAACCATATCATGCCTTACACCAAGAATCAGGACTTGTTCTATTGCCCCGATCGAACTCAGACGGGATGCAACGGCGATCCTGGCAACGGCGACACGTCTCGGTGTATCGGCTATGGATTCAACTGGGGGCCGCTTCAGATGTTTCGAAATGGAGATTTTGAGGGCGGGCTCATGGATCGCTACCAGGTGGATAACGATTGGCAGGGCGCTATCGGCAGAAACGAGAGCGTGGTGGTGGCACCAGCCAGCATGTTTGCATTCTCGGACACCCACGACCGCACCTGGTACACCAACTCGATGAATACCGGACTGACGACATGGGCGGGCACGACCAACCATGAATTGGTCCACGGCGGCCGCTTCAACAACGTCTTTTTCGATGGCCACGCCAAGATGGTCCAGTTCAAAGTCGGCTACGCTCGGCTCGTTACATTCATCCCTGTTCACCTTCTGTTTCCTGCGAACCCAGCCAACGACGGAGATTGGTGTTCGGACCCCGATGAGATGATCAACATTCCCAGCGGCCTGTTTAACGCGACGATGCCGTGCGGCGAAGTGGTCGGAAACTTTCGCGGACGAGTGACCAAATGGGCCCAGGATTAG